In Microbacterium sp. AB, a single genomic region encodes these proteins:
- a CDS encoding response regulator transcription factor: MTASIRVLVVDDHATMRAGFRMILEATGIVVSGEAATGEEAVARAAELRPDVVCMDVQMPDMDGIEATRRIVEAGTAAHVVIVTTFDRDDYLFSALDAGASGFVLKNAGPEELVNAVRVVAAGDALLAPEVTRRVIQRHARSALADDAPSRAATPSDPAQPADRAGLTDRELEVLRLLAQALSNAEIARTLFIGEATVKTHVSNLLLKLGARDRVAAVVYAHRHGLA; this comes from the coding sequence ATGACCGCGTCGATCCGCGTGCTCGTCGTCGACGACCACGCCACGATGCGGGCGGGCTTCCGGATGATCCTCGAGGCGACGGGGATCGTCGTCTCGGGCGAGGCGGCGACGGGGGAGGAGGCCGTCGCCCGGGCGGCCGAGCTCCGCCCCGACGTCGTGTGCATGGACGTCCAGATGCCCGACATGGACGGCATCGAGGCCACACGCCGCATCGTCGAGGCCGGCACGGCGGCGCACGTCGTCATCGTCACGACGTTCGACCGAGACGACTACCTCTTCTCCGCGCTGGACGCGGGCGCGAGCGGCTTCGTCCTCAAGAACGCCGGTCCCGAGGAGCTCGTGAACGCCGTCCGCGTCGTCGCGGCGGGCGACGCCCTCCTCGCGCCGGAGGTGACGCGTCGCGTCATCCAGCGGCACGCGCGGTCGGCCCTGGCCGATGACGCGCCATCCCGTGCCGCCACGCCGTCCGACCCCGCACAGCCGGCCGACCGGGCCGGCCTCACCGATCGAGAGCTCGAGGTGCTGCGTCTGCTCGCCCAGGCGCTGAGCAACGCCGAGATCGCCCGCACGCTGTTCATCGGAGAGGCCACCGTGAAGACGCACGTGTCGAACCTGCTGCTCAAGCTCGGGGCACGGGATCGCGTCGCGGCCGTCGTATACGCGCATCGGCATGGGCTCGCCTGA
- a CDS encoding ABC transporter ATP-binding protein: MLRLRGITKHYGERRVLDDVSFDVARGRLTGFVGGNGAGKTTTMRIVLGLLSHDGGEVTLGDAPLTAAQRRHFGYMPEERGLYPKMKVLEHIVYLARLHGYGKDEATSKATELLEQLGLGERLGDNVEALSLGNQQRAQIAAALVHDPEVLILDEPFSGLDPLAVETVAGVLQQRASDGVAVLFSSHQLDVVERLCDDLVIIAGGGVRAAGPRDALRDQHSSNRYELLTDGDAGWLRAEPGVEVVEFEGGFAQFDVDADETAQRVLRKALDRGAVASFAPQHPSLSQIYKEVIQ, encoded by the coding sequence ATGCTGAGACTGCGAGGGATCACGAAGCACTACGGCGAACGCCGGGTGCTGGACGACGTCTCGTTCGACGTCGCGAGAGGACGGCTCACCGGCTTCGTCGGAGGCAACGGGGCCGGCAAGACCACGACGATGCGGATCGTGCTCGGCCTGCTGTCCCACGACGGGGGAGAGGTGACCCTCGGCGACGCGCCGCTCACGGCGGCGCAGCGCCGGCACTTCGGGTACATGCCCGAGGAGCGCGGCCTCTACCCGAAGATGAAGGTGCTCGAGCACATCGTGTATCTCGCGCGCCTGCACGGATACGGCAAGGACGAGGCGACGTCCAAGGCCACGGAGCTGCTCGAGCAGCTGGGCCTGGGGGAGCGGCTCGGAGACAACGTCGAGGCTCTCTCGCTCGGCAACCAGCAGCGCGCGCAGATCGCCGCCGCTCTCGTGCACGACCCCGAGGTGCTCATCCTCGACGAGCCGTTCTCGGGTCTCGACCCGCTCGCGGTCGAGACGGTCGCCGGCGTCCTGCAGCAGCGCGCGTCCGACGGCGTGGCCGTGCTGTTCTCGTCGCACCAGCTCGACGTCGTCGAGCGGCTGTGCGACGACCTCGTCATCATCGCCGGGGGCGGCGTCCGCGCCGCAGGCCCTCGAGACGCGCTGCGCGACCAGCACTCGTCGAACCGGTACGAGCTCCTCACGGACGGCGACGCCGGATGGCTGCGCGCCGAGCCGGGCGTCGAGGTCGTCGAGTTCGAGGGCGGGTTCGCCCAGTTCGACGTCGACGCCGACGAGACCGCTCAGCGTGTGCTGCGCAAAGCACTCGATCGCGGCGCCGTCGCCAGCTTCGCGCCGCAGCATCCCTCCCTCTCCCAGATCTACAAGGAGGTCATCCAGTGA
- a CDS encoding ABC transporter permease — protein MSTSPAPTRTTHRPPAPTVSPAQGVWLVAERELSTRLRAKSFLISTAILLVAVLAGVLWAGFSAGDSSTTRVAATGAVAAQLPEEAFDVTEVADRAAAEALVEAGDVDAALVEDPASPTGLTVIALDETPSSLVSALSVSPTVELLDPEAADDGALRYAIGLVFGLVFFMAAMSFGTPITQSVVEEKQTRVVEILISAIPARVLLAGKVVGNTILAVGQILLLIATAVIGLVVTGQTEFLQMLGAPVVWFAVFFLFGFILLAAMFAAAGALVSRQEDTGPTLTPLIYLTMIPYFLVIFLSDNPLVMTILSYVPFSAAVGMPVRLFFTEAQWWEPLLSLGVLLASCVVVILLGAKIYENSLLKMGARVKLKDALKR, from the coding sequence GTGAGCACTTCTCCCGCCCCCACACGGACCACGCACCGCCCGCCGGCTCCCACCGTGTCGCCGGCCCAGGGCGTCTGGCTCGTCGCCGAGCGCGAGCTGAGCACGAGGCTCCGCGCCAAGTCCTTCCTCATCTCCACGGCCATCCTGCTCGTCGCGGTGCTGGCCGGAGTGCTCTGGGCGGGGTTCTCGGCGGGCGACAGCAGCACGACCCGCGTCGCGGCCACGGGAGCCGTCGCGGCGCAGCTCCCGGAGGAGGCGTTCGACGTCACGGAGGTCGCCGATCGCGCCGCGGCGGAGGCGCTCGTCGAGGCCGGCGACGTCGACGCCGCGCTCGTCGAGGACCCGGCGTCGCCGACGGGGCTCACGGTCATCGCCCTCGACGAGACGCCGTCGTCCCTCGTCTCGGCGCTCTCCGTCTCGCCGACGGTCGAGCTGCTCGATCCGGAGGCCGCGGACGACGGCGCGCTGCGCTACGCCATCGGTCTCGTCTTCGGACTCGTGTTCTTCATGGCCGCGATGAGCTTCGGCACGCCCATCACGCAGAGCGTCGTCGAGGAGAAGCAGACGCGCGTCGTGGAGATCCTCATCTCGGCCATCCCGGCGCGCGTGCTGCTCGCCGGGAAGGTCGTCGGCAACACGATCCTCGCCGTCGGGCAGATCCTCCTGCTCATCGCCACCGCCGTCATCGGGCTCGTCGTGACCGGTCAGACGGAGTTCCTGCAGATGCTCGGCGCCCCCGTGGTCTGGTTCGCCGTGTTCTTCCTGTTCGGCTTCATCCTGCTCGCCGCGATGTTCGCCGCCGCCGGGGCGCTCGTCTCCCGGCAGGAGGACACGGGCCCGACGTTGACGCCGCTCATCTATCTCACGATGATCCCGTACTTCCTCGTCATCTTCTTGAGCGACAACCCGCTCGTCATGACGATCCTGTCGTACGTGCCGTTCTCGGCCGCGGTGGGCATGCCCGTCCGCCTCTTCTTCACCGAGGCGCAGTGGTGGGAGCCGCTCCTGTCGCTCGGCGTGCTGCTCGCCTCGTGCGTCGTCGTCATCCTGCTCGGCGCGAAGATCTACGAGAACTCGCTGCTGAAGATGGGCGCACGCGTGAAGCTCAAGGACGCGCTCAAGCGCTGA
- a CDS encoding nitroreductase family protein yields the protein MGAPTLDRTATTDHPVLDVLAGRWSPRAYDAAAPVDEAKLHSALEAARWAPSAYNGQPWRFVVARRGTPEHAAVVESLAEFNRQWAGAAGVLIVAVAETASEDGRANTHALYDLGQAVAHLSVQAHHDGLLVHQMSGFDPAVVRERFGLPERLAPTTVIALGELGDVDALPDVLRERETAPRVRRPLPETLLVDA from the coding sequence ATGGGCGCCCCCACCCTCGACCGCACCGCCACGACCGACCACCCCGTCCTCGACGTCCTCGCCGGACGCTGGAGCCCTCGCGCCTACGACGCCGCCGCGCCCGTCGACGAGGCGAAGCTCCACAGCGCCCTCGAGGCCGCCCGCTGGGCGCCGTCGGCCTACAACGGCCAGCCCTGGCGCTTCGTCGTCGCACGCCGCGGCACGCCGGAGCACGCCGCCGTCGTCGAGAGCCTCGCCGAGTTCAACCGGCAGTGGGCGGGGGCCGCCGGCGTCCTCATCGTGGCCGTCGCCGAGACCGCCTCCGAGGACGGCCGAGCGAACACGCACGCGCTCTACGACCTCGGGCAGGCGGTCGCGCACCTCTCGGTGCAGGCGCACCACGACGGCCTCCTCGTCCACCAGATGAGCGGCTTCGACCCCGCCGTCGTCCGCGAGCGCTTCGGCCTGCCCGAACGCCTCGCGCCGACCACCGTCATCGCCCTCGGCGAGCTCGGCGACGTCGACGCGCTGCCCGACGTGCTCCGCGAGCGCGAGACGGCGCCCCGCGTGCGCCGTCCCCTCCCGGAGACGCTCCTCGTCGACGCCTGA
- a CDS encoding ABC transporter ATP-binding protein encodes MSAQPLEVDGLCKAFGDRRVLDRVSLHVEPGEVVSIVGPSGSGKSTLLALLTGALAADAGAVRYAGAAVGDDRPFAFMPQRDVLLPWRRMLDNTTIGLEVAGLPRREARERAGRLFAPFGLAGTEMLYPRQLSGGMRQRVSFLRTIVQGKPVLLLDEPFGSLDAITRDELQQWLLGMWAESRWSMLLITHDIREAIRMSDRVLVLASSPGRIVGDVAVTRAIPRGDGFVRDPRVPELEDRLRRMLAAGRAGS; translated from the coding sequence ATGAGCGCCCAGCCCCTCGAGGTGGACGGGCTCTGCAAGGCGTTCGGCGATCGGCGCGTCCTCGACCGCGTCTCGCTGCACGTGGAACCGGGGGAGGTCGTGTCGATCGTCGGCCCGAGCGGGAGCGGCAAGTCGACCCTGCTCGCCCTGCTCACCGGCGCGCTCGCGGCGGATGCGGGCGCCGTCCGCTACGCCGGCGCCGCGGTCGGCGACGACCGGCCGTTCGCGTTCATGCCGCAGCGCGACGTGCTCCTGCCGTGGCGCCGCATGCTCGACAACACGACGATCGGCCTGGAGGTCGCGGGTCTCCCCCGCCGTGAGGCGCGTGAGCGGGCCGGCCGGCTCTTCGCGCCGTTCGGCCTCGCGGGCACGGAGATGCTGTACCCGCGGCAGCTCTCCGGCGGGATGCGTCAGCGCGTGTCGTTCCTGCGCACGATCGTCCAGGGGAAGCCGGTCCTGCTGCTCGACGAGCCCTTCGGCTCCCTCGACGCGATCACGCGCGACGAGCTGCAGCAGTGGCTCCTCGGCATGTGGGCGGAGAGCCGGTGGAGCATGCTGCTCATCACCCACGACATCCGCGAGGCCATCCGGATGTCCGACCGCGTGCTCGTGCTCGCGTCCTCCCCCGGGCGCATCGTCGGGGACGTCGCCGTGACGCGCGCCATCCCCCGCGGCGACGGCTTCGTGCGCGATCCTCGCGTGCCCGAGCTGGAGGACCGGCTCCGCCGCATGCTCGCCGCAGGGCGAGCGGGGTCCTGA
- a CDS encoding ABC transporter permease, translating to MTSDGAGTGVSHAGGGLAGGARHVARGVLPPAAAFLALLFLWQAVASAGVMPADVLPSPTRIATAGAAESDALLRNAAPTLIATVTGFTLSVSVALVVATLLDFSRPLRRAVLPLLVVSQTLPMIALAPLVVLWFGFGLLPKVLLVAFVTFFPMVVGLLRGFGSADPDAEHLLRSMGAGRTTVFRMIRLPAAMPSFFSALRISITYAVVGAIFAEYAGAVAGLGVYMQSAKNVFRTDLVLAAVVVSSLVTLLLYAVVTVTERVALPWLRIERGAER from the coding sequence ATGACGTCTGACGGAGCGGGGACGGGCGTCTCACATGCGGGCGGCGGGCTCGCGGGGGGAGCACGGCACGTCGCCCGTGGCGTGCTGCCTCCTGCCGCGGCGTTCCTCGCCCTCCTCTTCCTGTGGCAGGCGGTCGCGTCGGCCGGCGTCATGCCGGCCGACGTCCTCCCCTCTCCCACGCGCATCGCGACCGCCGGCGCCGCCGAGTCGGACGCGCTGCTGCGCAACGCCGCCCCGACCCTGATCGCGACGGTGACGGGCTTCACGCTCTCCGTCTCCGTCGCCCTCGTCGTGGCGACGCTGCTCGACTTCTCCCGTCCCCTCCGCCGGGCCGTCCTGCCCCTGCTCGTCGTGAGCCAGACGCTGCCGATGATCGCCCTCGCGCCGCTCGTCGTGCTGTGGTTCGGGTTCGGACTGCTGCCCAAGGTGCTGCTCGTCGCCTTCGTCACGTTCTTCCCCATGGTCGTCGGGCTGCTGCGCGGATTCGGCTCCGCCGACCCCGACGCGGAGCACCTGCTGCGATCGATGGGGGCGGGCCGGACGACCGTCTTCCGGATGATCCGACTGCCCGCGGCGATGCCGTCGTTCTTCTCGGCGCTGCGCATCTCGATCACGTATGCGGTCGTCGGGGCGATCTTCGCCGAGTACGCGGGCGCCGTGGCGGGGCTCGGCGTCTACATGCAGTCGGCGAAGAACGTCTTCCGCACCGATCTCGTCCTCGCCGCCGTGGTGGTGAGCTCGCTCGTGACGCTGCTGCTGTACGCGGTGGTGACCGTCACGGAGCGCGTCGCCCTGCCCTGGCTGCGCATCGAGCGCGGAGCCGAGCGATGA
- a CDS encoding ABC transporter substrate-binding protein encodes MRLQPSARPRPLAAAAVLAAGVLVAGCAGQAAPSGEGGEGLTPVSFALDWAPNTNHIGVYVADALGYFQDEGLRIEILPYGSASSPGLVSAGEADFGIGGQASVQLGRTAGLDIVSVLAVTQSDTGRLVALGDRSDIARPADLDGGVFGGFGSPLYGAIAETVIVGDGGEGDFEEVVLDTGAYEALSQGRIDFTLSVSTWEDVQADLDGHPYTAFRYQDYGLPEQQSTGVISSDAYVEEHPDEAAGFVRALQRGYAYAAENPGEAADILIEANPDTLGAAEELVRRSAELMATDGYLTAQGREVGEVDPVAWEEFGAFLVENGLLVDAEGETVAEAPDWTAYYAEDLAG; translated from the coding sequence ATGCGTCTGCAACCATCCGCTCGTCCGCGCCCGCTCGCGGCAGCCGCCGTCCTCGCCGCGGGCGTCCTCGTCGCGGGATGCGCGGGACAGGCCGCCCCGTCGGGCGAGGGAGGCGAAGGGCTCACGCCGGTGTCGTTCGCCCTCGACTGGGCGCCGAACACCAACCACATCGGCGTGTACGTCGCCGACGCCCTCGGCTACTTCCAGGACGAGGGGCTCCGGATCGAGATCCTCCCCTACGGGTCGGCCTCCTCCCCCGGCCTCGTCTCCGCCGGCGAGGCCGACTTCGGCATCGGCGGGCAGGCGAGCGTGCAGCTGGGGCGCACCGCGGGTCTCGACATCGTGTCGGTGCTCGCCGTGACGCAGAGCGACACCGGTCGTCTCGTCGCCCTCGGCGACCGCTCCGACATCGCGCGCCCCGCCGACCTCGACGGCGGTGTCTTCGGCGGGTTCGGCTCGCCGCTGTACGGCGCGATCGCCGAGACCGTCATCGTCGGCGACGGCGGGGAGGGCGACTTCGAGGAGGTCGTCCTCGACACGGGCGCCTACGAGGCGCTCAGCCAGGGGCGCATCGACTTCACGCTCTCCGTGTCGACGTGGGAGGACGTCCAGGCGGACCTCGACGGCCATCCCTACACGGCCTTCCGCTACCAGGACTACGGCCTTCCCGAGCAGCAGTCGACGGGCGTCATCTCGAGCGACGCGTACGTCGAGGAGCATCCGGACGAGGCCGCGGGGTTCGTCCGGGCGCTGCAGCGCGGATACGCCTATGCCGCCGAGAATCCCGGCGAGGCGGCGGACATCCTCATCGAGGCGAACCCCGACACGCTCGGAGCCGCGGAGGAGCTCGTGCGCCGCAGCGCCGAGCTCATGGCGACGGACGGCTACCTCACCGCGCAGGGCCGGGAGGTGGGCGAGGTCGATCCCGTGGCATGGGAGGAGTTCGGCGCGTTCCTCGTCGAGAACGGCCTCCTCGTCGACGCCGAGGGCGAGACGGTCGCCGAGGCGCCGGACTGGACGGCGTACTACGCCGAGGATCTGGCCGGATGA
- a CDS encoding YkoF family thiamine/hydroxymethylpyrimidine-binding protein, whose translation MTPEQTGIAVPPITPQEYGVGARFTLSVYDSDYVSIILGALGEADADGLVVETNDISTFVGGTEQRVAGFLRDVIAAAAARGAHLSASILLSRGCPGELQCELPPGATALAASPIALAATGVRARAHWSLYPLLDAGQAGGDHMAAIAAAVDHARETGLYAGSDHYATRLDGDLADVLETAANAWILVGRTVQHVTTHLTVSINSPSVVAG comes from the coding sequence GTGACCCCCGAGCAGACCGGCATCGCCGTCCCCCCGATCACCCCGCAGGAGTACGGCGTGGGCGCCCGCTTCACGCTGTCGGTGTACGACTCCGACTACGTCTCGATCATCCTGGGCGCGCTCGGGGAGGCGGATGCGGACGGCCTCGTCGTGGAGACGAACGACATCTCCACGTTCGTCGGGGGCACGGAGCAGCGGGTCGCGGGGTTCCTGCGGGACGTGATCGCCGCCGCCGCAGCGCGCGGCGCGCACCTCTCCGCGAGCATCCTCCTCTCGCGCGGCTGCCCGGGGGAGCTGCAGTGCGAGCTGCCTCCCGGGGCGACCGCCCTCGCCGCATCGCCGATCGCCCTCGCCGCCACGGGGGTCCGCGCCCGTGCGCACTGGTCGCTGTATCCGCTCCTCGACGCCGGTCAGGCCGGCGGCGACCACATGGCGGCGATCGCCGCGGCCGTCGATCACGCGAGGGAGACCGGGCTGTATGCGGGGTCCGACCACTACGCCACGCGCCTCGACGGCGACCTCGCCGACGTGCTGGAGACCGCCGCGAACGCCTGGATCCTCGTCGGCCGCACCGTGCAGCACGTGACGACGCACCTCACGGTGTCGATCAACAGCCCCTCCGTCGTCGCCGGCTGA
- the rraA gene encoding ribonuclease E activity regulator RraA: MTIATADLSDERGDALDSLSLPLQDIGGRAAFDGPVRTVRCFRDNALVRRVLATPGDGAVLVVDGGGSLESALVGDVIAASAVENGWSGVIVHGAVRDRLAIGALPLGVKALGSNPRKSAKEGTGEIDVPVEIAGVVFTPGAHVWADADGVLVER, encoded by the coding sequence ATGACCATCGCGACGGCCGACCTCTCCGACGAGCGCGGGGACGCCCTCGACTCCCTTTCCCTGCCGCTTCAGGACATCGGCGGAAGGGCCGCGTTCGACGGCCCCGTCCGGACCGTGCGATGCTTCCGCGACAACGCGCTCGTCAGGCGCGTCCTCGCGACGCCCGGGGACGGTGCGGTGCTCGTCGTCGACGGCGGCGGGTCGCTGGAGTCCGCCCTCGTGGGCGACGTCATCGCGGCGTCGGCGGTCGAGAACGGGTGGTCCGGCGTCATCGTGCACGGCGCCGTCCGCGACCGCCTCGCGATCGGCGCGCTCCCGCTCGGCGTGAAGGCGCTCGGATCGAACCCGCGCAAGAGCGCCAAGGAGGGGACGGGCGAGATCGACGTGCCCGTCGAGATCGCCGGCGTCGTCTTCACGCCCGGCGCGCACGTCTGGGCCGACGCCGACGGCGTGCTCGTCGAGCGCTGA
- a CDS encoding ATP-dependent Clp protease ATP-binding subunit, producing MQANQVPEQQEEQKSALEQFGINLTERAEQGKLDPVIGRDSEIRRVSQVLTRRTKNNPVLIGEPGVGKTAVVEGLAQRIVAGDVAESLKGKALISLDISALVAGAMYRGQFEERLKKVLQEISESEGRVITFIDELHVLMGAGGGEGSVAAANMLKPMLARGELRLIGATTLNEYREFIEKDAALERRFQQVYVGEPTVEDTVAILRGLKGRYEAHHGVTISDSALVAAASLSNRYIPSRQLPDKAIDLIDEAMSRLKMEIDSSPVEIDQLKRQVDRMRLEELALKKEKDAASKERLAKLREQMATASAELDVLERRWERERGGLNRVGDLKKRLDEAVTERDRALREADYAKASKLQYETIKQLEAQLAEAEQQADVVSEEPRMVNEQVTEDDIASVIAAWTGIPLGRLLQGETEKLLHLEAELGRRLIGQKDAVKAVSDAVRRSRAGINDPNRPTGSFLFLGPTGVGKTELAKALAEFLFDDEHAMVRIDMSEYGEKHSVSRLVGAPPGYVGYEQGGQLTEAVRRRPYGVVLLDEVEKAHPEVFDVLLQVMDDGRLTDGQGRTVDFKNVILILTSNIGSPILVDPTISADVKRDQVLQLVRQSFKPEFVNRLDDIVVFQTLSQDDLAQIVELQVDALQRRLSERRLTLAVTPDARAWLAERGYDPVYGARPLRRLIQQEIQDRLAMAILSGGVRDGDTVRVDVDAAGDHLALASLGQTAAPEPDDDVIEAEIVDD from the coding sequence ATGCAGGCGAACCAGGTGCCTGAGCAGCAGGAGGAGCAGAAGAGCGCCCTCGAGCAGTTCGGCATCAACCTCACCGAGCGTGCCGAGCAGGGCAAGCTCGACCCGGTGATCGGGCGCGACAGCGAGATCCGTCGCGTCAGCCAGGTGCTCACCCGGCGCACCAAGAACAACCCCGTGCTCATCGGCGAGCCCGGCGTCGGCAAGACCGCCGTGGTGGAGGGCCTCGCGCAGCGCATCGTGGCGGGCGACGTGGCGGAGAGCCTCAAGGGCAAGGCGCTCATCTCGCTCGACATCTCCGCCCTCGTCGCCGGCGCGATGTACCGCGGCCAGTTCGAGGAGCGCCTGAAGAAGGTCCTGCAGGAGATCTCCGAGTCCGAGGGACGCGTCATCACCTTCATCGACGAGCTGCACGTCCTCATGGGCGCGGGCGGCGGCGAGGGATCGGTCGCGGCGGCCAACATGCTCAAGCCCATGCTCGCGCGCGGCGAGCTGCGCCTGATCGGCGCCACGACGCTCAACGAGTACCGCGAGTTCATCGAGAAGGACGCCGCGCTCGAGCGTCGGTTCCAGCAGGTGTACGTCGGCGAGCCGACCGTCGAGGACACCGTCGCCATCCTGCGCGGACTCAAGGGGCGGTACGAGGCGCACCACGGCGTGACGATCAGCGACAGCGCCCTCGTCGCCGCGGCATCCCTCTCGAACCGCTACATCCCGAGCCGGCAGCTGCCCGACAAGGCCATCGACCTCATCGACGAGGCGATGAGTCGCCTCAAGATGGAGATCGACTCCAGCCCCGTCGAGATCGACCAGCTCAAGCGCCAGGTCGACCGGATGCGCCTGGAGGAGCTCGCGCTGAAGAAGGAGAAGGACGCCGCGTCGAAGGAGCGCCTCGCGAAGCTCCGCGAGCAGATGGCGACGGCCTCGGCCGAGCTGGACGTCCTGGAGCGGCGGTGGGAGCGCGAACGCGGCGGCCTGAACCGGGTGGGCGACCTCAAGAAGCGCCTCGACGAGGCCGTCACCGAGCGCGATCGCGCCCTGCGCGAGGCCGACTACGCGAAGGCGTCGAAGCTGCAGTACGAGACCATCAAGCAGCTCGAGGCGCAGCTGGCCGAGGCCGAGCAGCAGGCCGACGTCGTGAGCGAGGAGCCGCGGATGGTCAACGAGCAGGTCACGGAGGACGACATCGCCTCCGTCATCGCCGCCTGGACGGGCATCCCCCTCGGGCGCCTGCTCCAGGGCGAGACGGAGAAGCTCCTGCACCTCGAGGCGGAGCTCGGCAGGCGCCTGATCGGGCAGAAGGACGCCGTGAAGGCCGTGTCCGACGCGGTCCGCCGCTCGCGCGCGGGCATCAACGACCCGAACCGTCCGACCGGCTCGTTCCTCTTCCTCGGGCCGACGGGCGTGGGGAAGACCGAGCTCGCCAAGGCGCTCGCGGAGTTCCTCTTCGACGACGAGCACGCCATGGTGCGCATCGACATGTCGGAGTACGGCGAGAAGCACTCCGTCTCGCGCCTCGTCGGCGCCCCTCCGGGATACGTCGGGTACGAGCAGGGCGGCCAGCTCACCGAGGCCGTGCGCCGGCGCCCCTACGGCGTCGTGCTGCTCGACGAGGTCGAGAAGGCGCACCCCGAGGTGTTCGACGTGCTGCTCCAGGTGATGGACGACGGCCGGCTGACGGATGGACAGGGCCGGACGGTCGACTTCAAGAACGTCATCCTCATCCTCACCTCCAACATCGGCTCGCCCATCCTCGTCGACCCGACGATCTCCGCCGACGTCAAGCGCGACCAGGTGCTGCAGCTCGTGCGGCAGTCGTTCAAGCCCGAGTTCGTGAACCGGCTCGACGACATCGTCGTCTTCCAGACGCTCAGCCAGGACGACCTCGCGCAGATCGTCGAGCTCCAGGTCGACGCGCTGCAGAGGCGGCTCTCCGAACGGCGTCTGACCCTCGCCGTCACGCCCGACGCCAGGGCCTGGCTCGCCGAGCGCGGCTACGACCCGGTGTACGGCGCGCGTCCGCTCCGGCGTCTCATCCAGCAGGAGATCCAGGACCGCCTCGCGATGGCGATCCTCTCCGGCGGGGTGCGCGACGGCGACACCGTGAGGGTCGACGTCGACGCGGCCGGCGACCACCTCGCGCTCGCGAGCCTGGGCCAGACCGCGGCGCCCGAGCCGGACGACGACGTCATCGAGGCCGAGATCGTCGACGACTGA
- a CDS encoding response regulator transcription factor, with amino-acid sequence MIRVLLADDEGMIRSALAALLRLEDDIDVVAECADGTQAVAEAIRLEPDVCLLDLEMPGLDGVEVAARLSRSITARCVVVTRHARPGVLRRALASGVAGFLPKSRGADEVAEVIRRVAAGARYVDPEVAADALADERCPLTARELDVLRVGRRGETTGQIARTLSLAPGTVRNHVSAVLSKLGVETRQQAVLHAEEHGWI; translated from the coding sequence ATGATCCGCGTGCTGCTCGCCGACGACGAGGGGATGATCCGCTCGGCGCTGGCCGCCCTGCTGCGCCTCGAGGACGACATCGACGTCGTGGCGGAATGCGCCGACGGCACCCAGGCGGTCGCGGAGGCCATCCGCCTCGAGCCCGACGTGTGCCTGCTCGACCTCGAGATGCCCGGTCTCGACGGCGTGGAGGTCGCCGCACGCCTGAGCCGCTCGATCACGGCCCGCTGCGTGGTGGTGACGCGGCACGCACGCCCTGGCGTGCTGCGACGTGCGCTCGCCTCGGGAGTCGCGGGGTTCTTGCCGAAGTCGCGCGGCGCCGACGAGGTCGCCGAGGTCATCCGCCGCGTGGCCGCGGGGGCCCGGTACGTCGACCCCGAGGTCGCCGCCGACGCGCTCGCCGACGAGCGCTGCCCCCTCACCGCGCGGGAGCTCGACGTGCTGCGCGTCGGGCGCCGTGGCGAGACGACCGGCCAGATCGCGCGGACGCTGTCGCTCGCTCCCGGCACCGTGCGCAACCACGTCTCCGCGGTGCTGAGCAAGCTCGGCGTCGAGACGCGCCAGCAGGCCGTGCTCCACGCCGAGGAGCACGGCTGGATCTGA